A single genomic interval of Homo sapiens chromosome 7, GRCh38.p14 Primary Assembly harbors:
- the CHCHD2 gene encoding coiled-coil-helix-coiled-coil-helix domain-containing protein 2 isoform 1 precursor (isoform 1 precursor is encoded by transcript variant 1), producing MPRGSRSRTSRMAPPASRAPQMRAAPRPAPVAQPPAAAPPSAVGSSAAAPRQPGLMAQMATTAAGVAVGSAVGHTLGHAITGGFSGGSNAEPARPDITYQEPQGTQPAQQQQPCLYEIKQFLECAQNQGDIKLCEGFNEVLKQCRLANGRIGLMKKFNLERWKISSHN from the exons ATGCCGCGTGGAAGCCGAAGCCGCACCTCCCGCATGGCCCCTCCGGCCAG ccGGGCCCCTCAGATGAGAGCTGCACCCAGGCCAGCACCAGTCGCTCAGCCACCAGCAGCGGCACCCCCATCTGCAGTTGGCTCTTCTGCTGCTGCGCCCCGGCAGCCAGGTCTGATGGCCCAGATGGCAACCACTGCAGCTGGCGTGGCTGTGGGCTCTGCTGTGGGGCACACATTGGGTCACGCCATTACTGGgggcttcagtggaggaagtaatgCTGAGCCTGCGAGGCCTGACATCACTTACCAG GAGCCTCAGGGAACCCAgccagcacagcagcagcagccttgCCTCTATGAGATCAAACAGTTTCTGGAGTGTGCCCAGAACCAGGGTGACATCAAGCTCTGTGAGGGTTTCAATGAGGTGCTGAAACAGTGCCGACTTGCAAACGGTAG GATTGGCCTAATGAAGAAGTTCAACCTGGAGAGATGGAAAATCAGCTCTCATAACTAA
- the CHCHD2 gene encoding coiled-coil-helix-coiled-coil-helix domain-containing protein 2 isoform 2 precursor (isoform 2 precursor is encoded by transcript variant 2) has product MPRGSRSRTSRMAPPASRAPQMRAAPRPAPVAQPPAAAPPSAVGSSAAAPRQPGLMAQMATTAAGVAVGSAVGHTLGHAITGGFSGGSNAEPARPDITYQEPQGTQPAQQQQPCLYEIKQFLECAQNQGDIKLCEGFNEVLKQCRLANGLA; this is encoded by the exons ATGCCGCGTGGAAGCCGAAGCCGCACCTCCCGCATGGCCCCTCCGGCCAG ccGGGCCCCTCAGATGAGAGCTGCACCCAGGCCAGCACCAGTCGCTCAGCCACCAGCAGCGGCACCCCCATCTGCAGTTGGCTCTTCTGCTGCTGCGCCCCGGCAGCCAGGTCTGATGGCCCAGATGGCAACCACTGCAGCTGGCGTGGCTGTGGGCTCTGCTGTGGGGCACACATTGGGTCACGCCATTACTGGgggcttcagtggaggaagtaatgCTGAGCCTGCGAGGCCTGACATCACTTACCAG GAGCCTCAGGGAACCCAgccagcacagcagcagcagccttgCCTCTATGAGATCAAACAGTTTCTGGAGTGTGCCCAGAACCAGGGTGACATCAAGCTCTGTGAGGGTTTCAATGAGGTGCTGAAACAGTGCCGACTTGCAAACG GATTGGCCTAA
- the NUPR2 gene encoding nuclear protein 2, whose product MEAPAERALPRLQALARPPPPISYEEELYDCLDYYYLRDFPACGAGRSKGRTRREQALRTNWPAPGGHERKVAQKLLNGQRKRRQRQLHPKMRTRLT is encoded by the coding sequence ATGGAAGCGCCCGCAGAGCGGGCGCTTCCACGTCTGCAGGCTCTGGCTCGGCCGCCGCCACCCATAAGCTACGAGGAGGAGCTTTACGACTGCCTGGACTACTACTACCTGCGCGACTTCCCGGCCTGCGGGGCAGGGCGCAGCAAGGGCCGGACTCGGCGCGAGCAGGCGCTGCGCACCAACTGGCCTGCACCTGGCGGGCACGAGCGCAAGGTCGCGCAGAAGCTCCTCAATGGCCAGCGCAAGCGCCGCCAGCGCCAGCTGCATCCCAAGATGCGCACTCGcctcacctga